The Streptococcus suis DNA window GTTCATCACTCTTTATTCCAGACGGAGTTTGTTCAAGAAAGATTTTCAGATTATTCCATGCCTTAGGGAGGGCCTGACTAAGGATAAATAGAGAAATAATGATTGAAAGCAGGGGATCAAGGAAGTACCAATCAGTGAATTGGAGAATAATGGAGACAAGAATGACCGCCAGCCATCCTAAAATATCCTCTAGAAAGTGCAAACTAAGAATGGATTCATTATGGCTATGGCCATTTTTTACAATACGGGAAGCGGCGAAATTGATGATGATAGCGATCACTCCAAGTACTAGCATTCCATCTTGGTTGACAGGTTGGGGATGGAAAAGATTGGGAATGTTTTCCACAAGAATTAGGCTAGAACCGATAATCAGAATGCTTGAGGTCAAGAGTGCTGCCAAAATATTCCATCTCTTGTAACCAAGGGGATAGGCGCGATCAGCTGGTTTATTTGCGAAGGTCTGCATCAATGCGGAGCTGCCAATGGCTAGAGCATCCCCAAAATCATGGACAGCATCTGCTAAAATGGCGCTGGAGTGAAAGAGAGCTCCAAAGATAAATTCAATGATAGAAAAACAAAGATTCAGCAAAAAAGCAATGAAAGTATTTTTACTAGACGACATGACAAACCCTTTCTATGTTATACTGTTTATAGGTTCATTATGCTATTAAATGAGCCAAATAACTAGAAACAAGTAAAACATTTTGTTTGTTTTTGAACATAATGTTTGAAATGTACGAGAGATGGATAGACGAATTGCAAAAACACGAAAGGCGATTTTTCAGGCGTTTTTGA harbors:
- a CDS encoding cation transporter, producing the protein MSSSKNTFIAFLLNLCFSIIEFIFGALFHSSAILADAVHDFGDALAIGSSALMQTFANKPADRAYPLGYKRWNILAALLTSSILIIGSSLILVENIPNLFHPQPVNQDGMLVLGVIAIIINFAASRIVKNGHSHNESILSLHFLEDILGWLAVILVSIILQFTDWYFLDPLLSIIISLFILSQALPKAWNNLKIFLEQTPSGIKSDELALELLSIPNVESIVQLKVWTMDGYEHCATLTVKLTNHALAGKTKERIRNSLITYGILQITIETV